In Papaver somniferum cultivar HN1 unplaced genomic scaffold, ASM357369v1 unplaced-scaffold_114, whole genome shotgun sequence, a genomic segment contains:
- the LOC113328732 gene encoding major latex protein 146-like: protein MAEIRKLEVECKAKCSAEKFFSMMTRDALKLPKYAPQTIHNVQVLPGDGEVRAGSVYIWVYKLVNKPPAVTPKVKVTAVDHKNLSLTLTVIEGYLTDDYTSFSNTLTTTTQRDGNYNFLVKWSARYQKVNKEVPDPTFVMKMLEDLPRNWIPICSRNSRLRQDLIIYIDDCTKLQVCAGCLNILDI, encoded by the exons ATGGCTGAAATCCGTAAGCTTGAGGTTGAGTGTAAAGCTAAGTGCTCTGCGGAGAAGTTTTTCTCTATGATGACTCGTGATGCACTCAAGCTTCCAAAATATGCTCCTCAAACAATCCACAATGTCCAAGTTCTCCCTGGAGACGGTGAAGTTCGAGCAGGAAGTGTTTATATTTGGGTTTATAAACTCG TTAATAAACCTCCTGCCGTCACCCCAAAGGTGAAGGTAACTGCGGTGGACCATAAGAACTTGTCATTAACGTTGACAGTCATTGAAGGATATCTCACGGATGATTACACAAGTTTCTCTAACACACTTACTACCACTACACAGAGGGATGGAAACTATAATTTCCTTGTGAAGTGGTCAGCACGATATCAGAAAGTGAATAAAGAAGTACCTGATCCAACATTTGTTATGAAAATGCTGGAAGATTTACCAAGGAATTGGATACCAATTTGCTCAAGGAACAGTAGACTCAGACAAGATTTAATTATCTATATAGATGATTGCACGAAGCTACAAGTTTGTGCTGGATGTTTAAACATATTAGACATCTAA
- the LOC113328680 gene encoding L10-interacting MYB domain-containing protein-like, translating into MRRQTLDLFSTDIFFTSLNKSSNFYLNHHSRLIFPSLSNHLKASFRIIHHLQFSMEKKEDKKANKITFRSVPEFRGLFIDQCLAQATEYGFSGTSLKQTSWGNFCKFFSEKYDCTITQKKLRNHWDYLRTQYVTWSRLLERTGHGYNAETNTFDWSEEQWIELDKTIKNASQFKNKGLEDAEKLQNLFDGKFSTGANRDTPGRVEPPCSAGTSITAGVSNNGSESRTSHGKEKNHEDDNEVDSSLNAKGSGRKRKK; encoded by the exons ATGAGGAGGCAAACCCTAGATCTATTCTCAACTGATATCTTCTTCACCTCTCTCAACAAATCGAGTAATTTCTATCTCAATCATCACTCTCGTCTCATCTTTCCATCTCTTTCAAATCATTTAAAAGCTTCTTTTAGAATCATTCATCATCTTCAG TTCTCTATGGAGAAAAAGGAAGATAAGAAAGCAAATAAGATAACTTTTAGGAGCGTCCCAGAATTTAGAGGGCTATTTATTGACCAGTGTTTGGCACAAGCTACTGAGTATGGATTTTCTGGAACTTCTTTGAAGCAAACTTCGTGGGGAAATTTTTGCAAGTTCTTTTCTGAGAAGTATGACTGCACCATCACACAAAAAAAGTTGAGAAACCACTGGGATTACTTGCGAACCCAATATGTCACTTGGTCCCGTCTCTTAGAAAGAACCGGACATGGGTATAACGCAGAGACGAACACATTTGATTGGAGCGAAGAGCAATGGATTGAATTAGACAAG ACAATCAAAAACGCTAGTCAATTCAAGAACAAGGGGCTGGAAGATGCAGAGAAGTTGCAGAATTTATTTGATGGGAAATTCTCCACTGGAGCTAATAGAGATACGCCTGGAAGAGTGGAACCGCCTTGTTCAGCTGGAACTTCTATAACTGCAGGGGTTTCAAATAATGGATCTGAATCTCGTACAAgtcatggaaaagaaaaaaatcatgagGATGACAACGAGGTTGATTCTAGTCTCAATGCAAAGGGGAGTGGCAGGAAAAGGAAGAAGTAA